The Deinobacterium chartae genome contains a region encoding:
- a CDS encoding M55 family metallopeptidase, giving the protein MRVLISVDMEGVTGVSSWVQVTPPEYGVAPYSTAEYERARLRMTREAAAATAGALEGGALEVIVNDSHNGMRNLIPEELHPEARWISGNDKELGMVQGLQDGVDALLFVGYHARAGSVGGPLAHTWNGHVQDVRVGGVSTGEYGINALVAGDWGVPVAFVSGDELAVEQVREQLGADIVGVAVKRGYSTYSAVHLHPERAQALIREGVREALGRLGRLKPWRLEGETRVEVDFDHEACADQCAPIPGTERVGPRTVAFSASSGVELFQKFRIVANTGDIKLHK; this is encoded by the coding sequence GGTGCAGGTCACCCCGCCTGAGTACGGCGTGGCCCCGTACAGCACGGCCGAGTACGAGCGCGCCCGCCTGCGCATGACCCGCGAGGCCGCCGCCGCGACCGCCGGGGCCCTCGAGGGCGGAGCCCTCGAGGTGATCGTCAACGATTCGCACAACGGCATGCGCAACCTGATTCCCGAGGAGCTGCACCCCGAAGCCCGCTGGATCTCGGGCAACGACAAGGAACTCGGCATGGTGCAGGGGCTGCAAGACGGCGTGGACGCCCTGCTGTTCGTGGGCTACCACGCCCGCGCGGGCAGCGTGGGCGGACCGCTGGCCCACACCTGGAACGGCCACGTTCAGGACGTGCGCGTCGGCGGCGTCTCGACCGGCGAGTACGGCATCAACGCGCTGGTTGCCGGCGATTGGGGCGTGCCGGTGGCATTCGTGTCCGGCGACGAACTGGCGGTCGAGCAGGTGCGCGAACAGCTCGGAGCGGACATCGTGGGCGTCGCGGTCAAACGCGGCTACTCGACCTACTCGGCCGTTCATCTGCACCCCGAGCGGGCCCAGGCGCTGATCCGCGAGGGCGTGCGCGAGGCGCTGGGCCGCCTGGGCCGCCTCAAGCCCTGGCGCCTCGAGGGCGAAACCCGGGTCGAGGTGGATTTTGATCACGAGGCCTGCGCCGACCAGTGCGCCCCGATTCCCGGCACCGAGCGGGTCGGTCCGCGCACGGTGGCCTTCAGCGCCTCGAGCGGCGTGGAGCTGTTCCAGAAGTTCCGCATCGTAGCGAACACCGGGGACATCAAGCTGCACAAGTGA
- a CDS encoding AAA family ATPase, which produces MNWRDGVSLSRTRPPEPRGVLPRPRLEALLGGARLILVQAPAGYGKTTAVAGFAERQRACWYTLDLEDSDPGLLLAGLARAVDALPGAARVARLLDDHAPLPVVAEALADALHESGTLLVLDEAHLLQEPALAPVCRKLLPHARLILLSRVPLTLPELTRAAAEGELQVIGATELAFTLEETRALLERNAPLLSRLELTQALQLTEGWPIALRYLAQALAGGRLPPAALGDLELRGAPLSAIFTYLAQEVLGPLEAPLRDFLRDSSVFETLDAPLLSAALDEPLAATYLEALSGGGTFLSRTGADGYRAHPLLRAHLRAQLPEARLREIAARGAAYLEAHGRGREALGAYLLGGDQERAARLLAVRGAAWLREGRTRLVARALGALQATLDRYPELHALTGDVRRSESRYPEALESYRRAPDLARHLGSAQVFLDTVSPARAQAALEAAEAHLHTPQDRARWLGLNAENALNFGQVVRARELAAQARALDPDAPLPSEARLALRAGQLQQALTLALEAAQGERGSPRAPLGHREGLLLASLLCALTGEPRRAIALAQEGAHESERLEHAFGIALAMARLGHAQLAAGDLEEARRSYTRAAELAGRTDAPRLRVEPLMGLAFLEAAAGALGAGFGSAERAAAIAEESGDRWMRALVHACHAFGLLRACHPRTPQVLETARADYAACGDSFGLALCRWADVQLSPTPENAEAFLAALEAGDYGFLLARPSLFAVSAERPPRAAALARLAELAPARAALLRALAREMNYPDLPVHHPGYALHLRLLGSLELRRGSEAVSDWGRAKARDLLVLLALHPAGLPRESAVDALYPESPSEVAERNFRIVLHALSGVLDGGGRGYYLERGELLRLHASPDLRCDLWEARALLTRPQGREHELLGLEADIAPNLDLGALDEARNRYRADLERTLVEAARREAEGGDPEFGRALAARALEVEPASEPAARALMRAAARLGDAALLARTYARLGEALQDLGLAPLEETRALYRVLSGR; this is translated from the coding sequence ATGAACTGGCGCGACGGCGTCTCCCTGAGCCGCACCCGCCCCCCGGAACCCCGGGGGGTGCTGCCCCGACCGCGCCTCGAGGCGCTGCTGGGCGGCGCGCGCCTGATCCTGGTGCAGGCCCCGGCCGGGTACGGCAAGACCACGGCCGTGGCCGGTTTCGCCGAACGACAGCGTGCCTGCTGGTATACCCTCGACCTCGAGGACAGCGACCCCGGGCTGTTGCTGGCCGGGCTGGCCCGCGCGGTGGATGCGCTGCCCGGGGCCGCGCGGGTGGCCCGACTGCTCGATGATCACGCGCCGCTGCCGGTGGTGGCCGAAGCCTTAGCCGACGCCCTGCACGAAAGCGGCACGCTGCTCGTGCTCGACGAGGCGCACCTGCTGCAAGAGCCCGCCCTGGCCCCGGTATGCCGCAAGCTGCTGCCGCATGCCCGCCTGATCCTGCTGTCGCGCGTTCCGCTCACCCTGCCCGAGCTGACCCGCGCCGCCGCCGAAGGTGAACTGCAGGTTATCGGGGCGACCGAACTGGCCTTCACCCTCGAGGAGACCCGCGCGCTGCTCGAGCGCAACGCGCCGCTGCTGAGCCGCCTCGAGCTGACCCAGGCGCTGCAGCTCACCGAGGGCTGGCCGATCGCGCTGCGCTACCTCGCGCAGGCCCTCGCGGGCGGACGGCTGCCGCCCGCCGCGCTGGGCGACCTCGAGCTGCGCGGCGCTCCGCTCTCGGCGATCTTCACCTACTTGGCCCAGGAGGTCTTGGGGCCCCTCGAGGCCCCGCTGCGCGACTTTTTGCGCGACTCGAGCGTGTTCGAGACCCTCGACGCCCCGCTGCTCAGCGCGGCGCTGGACGAACCGCTGGCCGCCACGTACCTCGAGGCCCTGTCAGGCGGCGGGACCTTTCTGAGCCGAACCGGCGCGGACGGCTACCGGGCCCATCCGCTGCTGCGCGCCCACCTGCGCGCGCAGCTGCCCGAAGCGCGGCTGCGCGAGATCGCAGCGCGCGGCGCGGCGTACCTCGAAGCGCACGGGCGCGGGCGCGAGGCGCTGGGCGCTTACCTGCTCGGCGGCGACCAGGAGCGCGCCGCACGCTTGCTGGCCGTGCGCGGCGCGGCGTGGCTGCGCGAGGGGCGCACCCGACTGGTTGCGCGCGCCCTGGGCGCGCTGCAGGCGACCCTGGACCGTTATCCCGAACTGCACGCCCTGACCGGCGACGTGCGCCGCTCGGAGTCGCGCTACCCCGAGGCCCTCGAGAGCTACCGCCGTGCCCCGGACCTCGCGCGGCACCTGGGCAGCGCGCAGGTCTTCTTGGACACCGTGAGCCCCGCGCGGGCCCAGGCCGCCCTCGAGGCCGCCGAGGCGCACCTGCACACCCCGCAGGACCGGGCGCGCTGGCTGGGTCTGAACGCCGAGAACGCGCTGAACTTCGGGCAGGTGGTGCGGGCCCGCGAACTCGCCGCTCAGGCGCGCGCGCTCGACCCGGACGCTCCGCTGCCCAGCGAGGCGCGCCTGGCCCTGCGCGCCGGTCAGCTCCAGCAGGCCTTAACGCTCGCCCTCGAGGCGGCGCAGGGTGAGCGTGGCAGCCCGCGTGCGCCGCTCGGGCACCGCGAAGGCCTGCTGCTGGCCAGCTTGCTGTGCGCCCTGACCGGCGAGCCGCGCCGGGCCATCGCCCTCGCCCAGGAGGGGGCCCACGAGAGCGAACGGCTCGAGCACGCCTTCGGCATCGCGCTGGCGATGGCCCGGCTGGGGCACGCCCAACTGGCCGCTGGGGACCTCGAGGAGGCGCGGCGCAGCTACACCCGGGCCGCCGAACTGGCTGGCCGCACCGATGCGCCGCGCCTGCGGGTCGAACCCCTGATGGGACTCGCCTTCCTCGAGGCCGCCGCGGGCGCGCTCGGCGCGGGCTTTGGCAGCGCCGAGCGCGCCGCCGCCATCGCCGAGGAGAGCGGAGACCGCTGGATGCGCGCCTTGGTCCACGCCTGCCACGCGTTCGGCCTGCTGCGCGCCTGCCACCCGCGCACGCCGCAGGTACTCGAGACGGCCCGCGCAGACTACGCCGCCTGCGGCGACAGTTTCGGGCTGGCGCTGTGCCGCTGGGCCGACGTGCAGCTCTCCCCCACCCCCGAGAACGCCGAGGCCTTTCTGGCCGCCCTCGAGGCGGGCGATTACGGCTTTCTGCTCGCGCGCCCCTCGCTGTTCGCGGTGTCCGCCGAGCGTCCACCGCGGGCGGCCGCCCTGGCCCGGCTGGCCGAACTCGCTCCGGCCCGCGCAGCGCTCTTGCGCGCGCTGGCCCGCGAGATGAACTACCCGGACCTGCCCGTTCACCATCCCGGTTACGCGCTGCACCTGCGCCTGCTGGGCAGCCTCGAGCTGCGCCGCGGCAGCGAGGCGGTCAGCGACTGGGGGCGCGCCAAGGCCCGCGACCTGCTGGTGCTGCTGGCCCTGCATCCCGCCGGCCTGCCGCGCGAGAGCGCGGTGGACGCGCTGTATCCCGAGTCTCCCAGCGAGGTGGCCGAACGCAACTTCCGCATCGTGCTGCACGCGCTGAGCGGGGTCCTAGACGGCGGGGGGCGCGGGTACTACCTCGAGCGGGGCGAGCTGTTGCGACTGCACGCCTCACCGGACCTGCGCTGCGACCTGTGGGAGGCGCGGGCCCTGCTGACCCGCCCACAGGGCCGCGAACACGAGCTGCTCGGCCTCGAGGCCGATATCGCCCCCAACCTGGACCTCGGCGCCCTCGACGAGGCCCGCAACCGGTACCGGGCCGACTTGGAGCGCACCTTGGTAGAAGCCGCGCGCCGCGAGGCCGAGGGCGGCGACCCGGAGTTCGGGCGCGCCCTGGCCGCGCGGGCCCTCGAGGTGGAACCGGCCTCGGAACCGGCCGCGCGCGCGTTGATGCGGGCCGCCGCACGCCTGGGCGACGCGGCCCTGCTGGCCCGCACCTACGCGCGCCTGGGCGAGGCCTTACAGGACCTGGGGCTGGCCCCGCTCGAGGAGACCCGCGCGCTGTACCGGGTGCTCAGCGGGCGCTAG
- a CDS encoding 3-hydroxybutyrate dehydrogenase produces the protein MTQVRAALVTGGTSGIGRAIAQRLAQDGLKVAVLDLDRETARQTAAEDGLIFVPADLSRREDCRAAVDATVHALGGLDVLVNNAGFQHISPIKDFPEDTWDRMLHVMLTAPFLLSRYGWEYLARSGAGRIVNVASVHGQVASPFKSAYISAKHGLIGLTRTAALEGAEAGITVNAVCPAYVRTPLVDNQIADQARTRGISPEEVEARVLLEQAAIKRLLEPEDVAALVSYVVSPAAWGMTGSVIDLDLGWTAR, from the coding sequence ATGACTCAAGTTCGTGCGGCACTCGTCACCGGAGGAACCAGCGGCATCGGCCGCGCCATCGCCCAGCGCCTGGCCCAAGACGGCCTCAAGGTCGCCGTGCTCGACCTCGACCGCGAAACGGCCCGTCAGACCGCCGCCGAGGACGGCCTGATCTTCGTTCCCGCCGACCTCTCCCGGCGCGAGGACTGCCGCGCTGCGGTGGACGCCACGGTCCATGCGCTGGGCGGCCTCGACGTGCTGGTCAACAACGCTGGCTTCCAGCACATCTCTCCGATCAAGGACTTTCCCGAGGACACCTGGGACCGCATGCTGCACGTGATGCTCACGGCACCCTTCTTGCTCTCCCGCTACGGCTGGGAGTATCTGGCGCGCAGCGGTGCGGGCCGCATCGTGAACGTCGCCTCGGTGCACGGACAGGTCGCCAGCCCGTTCAAGAGTGCCTACATCTCGGCCAAGCACGGCCTGATCGGCCTGACCCGCACCGCGGCCCTCGAGGGAGCCGAGGCGGGCATCACCGTGAACGCGGTGTGCCCCGCGTACGTGCGCACCCCGTTGGTCGACAACCAGATCGCCGATCAGGCCCGCACGCGCGGCATCTCGCCCGAAGAGGTCGAGGCCCGGGTGCTGCTCGAGCAGGCCGCCATCAAGCGCCTGCTCGAGCCCGAGGACGTGGCCGCGCTGGTGAGCTACGTGGTGAGTCCGGCCGCGTGGGGCATGACCGGATCGGTCATCGACCTCGACCTGGGATGGACCGCCCGCTAA
- a CDS encoding ankyrin repeat domain-containing protein: MTRTAAGTWNRIRMLLLVLLAVSAIPVLARETRADLGEQLVAAAAGGRLEQVRDLLRRGAPVNAAGADGRTALTAAALGDHVAVARALIEAGANVDHQDADRNNALLVSGETGRVAMLREVLRAGPDLGRTNRFGGTALIPAAHRGHVGYVREILRTGIDVNHVNNLGWTALLEAVLLGDGGPRHQQIVQLLLAAGADAQLPDPQGVTALEHARRLGYAQMVRLLEAARSR, encoded by the coding sequence ATGACGCGGACAGCTGCGGGAACGTGGAACCGAATCCGGATGCTGCTGCTGGTGCTGCTCGCCGTGTCAGCCATCCCCGTGCTGGCCCGGGAAACGCGGGCAGACCTGGGCGAGCAGCTGGTCGCGGCCGCCGCAGGCGGCCGCCTCGAGCAGGTCCGCGATCTGCTGCGGCGCGGCGCTCCGGTGAACGCGGCGGGCGCAGACGGGCGTACCGCCCTGACCGCCGCGGCCCTGGGCGACCACGTGGCCGTGGCGCGGGCCCTCATCGAGGCCGGGGCCAACGTGGACCACCAGGATGCGGACCGCAACAACGCCCTGCTGGTCTCGGGCGAGACCGGCAGGGTGGCCATGCTGCGCGAGGTGCTGCGCGCCGGTCCGGACCTCGGGCGCACCAACCGCTTCGGGGGCACGGCCCTGATCCCCGCCGCCCACCGGGGCCACGTCGGGTACGTGCGCGAGATCTTGCGGACCGGCATCGACGTGAACCACGTCAACAACCTGGGCTGGACCGCCCTGCTCGAGGCGGTGCTGTTGGGCGACGGCGGCCCACGCCACCAGCAGATCGTGCAGTTGCTGCTCGCGGCGGGAGCGGACGCGCAGCTGCCCGACCCGCAGGGAGTGACGGCGCTGGAGCACGCCCGCCGCCTGGGCTACGCGCAGATGGTCCGGCTGCTCGAGGCGGCGCGCAGCCGCTGA
- the truA gene encoding tRNA pseudouridine(38-40) synthase TruA: MHPDPHAAFYAPPDGYRRLRLEVSWLGTHFAGWQSQARGERTVQDELQRALARLGEAARPVAAGRTDAGVHALCMPLHADVRADWRVPPERLARALNAHLPRDVAVLEAAWAPPGFHARFSCRWRAYRYRVCSAPQRQPLEEGRALWVPGPLDAERMRAAAAHLVGEHDFAAFASREERQTRRRLYALEVHQHGDNLEFFVRGESFLRHMVRALVGTLLEVGQGKLDPQAMPGLLVSGARADAGPNVKPYGLYFVGAGYDPA, from the coding sequence GTGCACCCGGACCCTCACGCCGCCTTCTACGCCCCACCCGACGGTTACCGCCGCCTGCGCCTCGAGGTCTCGTGGCTGGGCACGCACTTCGCGGGCTGGCAGAGTCAGGCGCGCGGCGAGCGCACGGTGCAAGACGAACTGCAGCGCGCGCTCGCCCGGCTGGGCGAGGCGGCCCGTCCGGTCGCGGCCGGACGCACCGACGCGGGCGTGCACGCGCTGTGCATGCCGCTGCACGCGGACGTGCGCGCGGACTGGCGGGTGCCGCCCGAGCGCCTGGCCCGCGCCCTCAACGCCCACCTGCCGCGCGACGTCGCCGTTCTTGAAGCCGCCTGGGCTCCGCCCGGCTTTCACGCGCGCTTCTCGTGCCGCTGGCGGGCCTACCGTTACCGGGTCTGCAGCGCGCCACAGCGCCAGCCGCTCGAGGAAGGCCGGGCGCTGTGGGTGCCAGGGCCCCTGGACGCGGAGCGCATGCGCGCGGCAGCGGCACATCTCGTCGGCGAGCACGATTTCGCAGCCTTCGCCAGCCGCGAGGAACGCCAGACCCGCCGCAGGCTGTACGCCCTCGAGGTGCACCAGCACGGGGACAACCTGGAGTTTTTCGTGCGCGGCGAGAGCTTTTTGCGCCACATGGTGCGGGCCCTGGTCGGAACGCTGCTCGAGGTCGGTCAGGGCAAGCTCGATCCGCAGGCCATGCCGGGGCTGCTGGTCTCCGGTGCGCGGGCAGACGCCGGTCCGAACGTGAAACCTTACGGGCTGTACTTCGTCGGTGCAGGCTACGATCCGGCCTGA
- a CDS encoding GNAT family N-acetyltransferase, whose amino-acid sequence MTFTLRPAVPDDAPALLCLQLQLDRETRFMLLEEGERSSDPAGLRARLENPGPTSCFWLAEQQGEPIGYLALFGHSARRQRHEAYIVVGVLQAASGRGVGSALFQAAERWARERGLGRLELTVMVHNRAAVALYHKMGFVVEGLRRHSLVVDGNPVDEYLMAKLLT is encoded by the coding sequence ATGACCTTTACCCTGCGCCCCGCCGTTCCGGATGACGCTCCCGCGCTGCTGTGCCTGCAACTGCAGCTCGACCGCGAAACGCGCTTCATGCTCCTCGAGGAGGGCGAGCGCAGCAGCGACCCCGCTGGCCTGCGAGCGCGCCTCGAGAACCCAGGGCCCACCTCCTGCTTCTGGCTGGCCGAGCAGCAGGGCGAACCGATCGGGTATCTCGCGTTGTTCGGGCACTCGGCGCGCCGCCAGCGCCACGAGGCCTACATCGTCGTGGGCGTGTTGCAAGCCGCTTCGGGACGCGGCGTGGGAAGCGCGCTGTTTCAGGCCGCCGAGCGCTGGGCGCGCGAGCGCGGCCTTGGGCGCCTCGAACTGACCGTGATGGTGCACAACCGCGCGGCTGTGGCGCTCTACCACAAGATGGGGTTTGTGGTGGAGGGCCTGCGCCGCCACAGCCTGGTGGTGGACGGCAACCCGGTGGACGAGTACCTGATGGCCAAGCTGCTGACCTAG
- a CDS encoding GTP pyrophosphokinase, with protein sequence MRDILDAFESNVPLYTDLRNKASSLLQDLLRSEGIGVHQIEIRIKNRESLALKLSRPDKVYTSLRDVHDIVGIRIITYFEQDVAAIARLIEREFEVDWAHSSNKGESLDPNVFGYRSVHYIVSFSGERTRLREYERYRGERFEIQIRSILQHAWAEIEHDLGYKSEEEVPREIVRRFSRLAGLLELADEEFNEIRRLKNAYVSRVHSMISGEPDELLIDAESLRAFLDSEPIAPHIAALAAERKLKVVRDENFAPIIKATRWLGITHVSRLYAEVESGGAALRRFLELCVEHTRSTGPLAEKYALNQTALLLYLTYWIVARQNLAFEPFLEALSSDVPDRFDRAILVKLADTLRRLYTQALG encoded by the coding sequence ATGCGGGATATCCTGGACGCTTTCGAGAGCAACGTACCGCTGTACACGGACCTCAGGAACAAGGCCTCGAGCCTGTTGCAGGACCTGTTGCGCAGCGAGGGAATCGGCGTCCACCAGATCGAGATCCGCATCAAGAACCGGGAAAGCCTGGCCCTCAAGCTCAGTCGGCCCGACAAGGTGTACACGTCGCTGCGGGACGTGCACGACATCGTGGGAATCCGCATCATCACCTACTTCGAGCAGGACGTGGCGGCCATCGCTCGCCTGATCGAACGCGAATTCGAGGTGGACTGGGCCCACTCGAGCAACAAGGGGGAGAGCCTGGACCCGAACGTGTTCGGATACCGCTCGGTGCATTACATCGTCTCGTTCTCGGGCGAACGCACCCGCTTGCGCGAGTACGAGCGTTACCGGGGCGAACGCTTCGAGATCCAGATCCGCTCGATTTTGCAGCACGCCTGGGCCGAGATCGAGCACGACCTGGGCTACAAGAGCGAGGAGGAGGTGCCGCGCGAGATCGTACGGCGCTTCTCACGGCTGGCCGGGCTGTTGGAACTGGCCGACGAGGAGTTCAACGAAATCCGCCGCCTCAAGAACGCCTACGTCTCGCGGGTGCACTCGATGATCTCCGGCGAACCCGACGAACTGCTGATCGACGCCGAGTCGCTGCGGGCCTTTCTGGACAGCGAACCGATCGCGCCGCACATCGCGGCCCTGGCCGCCGAGCGCAAGCTCAAGGTGGTTCGCGACGAGAACTTTGCACCGATCATCAAGGCGACCCGCTGGCTGGGCATCACGCACGTGAGCCGCCTGTACGCGGAGGTCGAAAGCGGCGGCGCCGCGCTGCGGCGCTTTCTCGAGCTGTGCGTGGAGCACACGCGCTCGACCGGGCCGCTGGCCGAGAAGTACGCTCTGAACCAGACGGCCCTGCTGCTGTACCTGACCTACTGGATCGTGGCCCGCCAGAACCTGGCGTTCGAGCCCTTCCTCGAGGCCCTTTCCTCGGACGTGCCCGACCGGTTTGACCGCGCGATCCTGGTGAAACTGGCCGACACGCTGCGGCGCCTGTACACGCAGGCGCTGGGCTGA
- a CDS encoding biotin--[acetyl-CoA-carboxylase] ligase produces MVDVSDLLSCLTEEYQSGEHLARQLGISRAAVWKAARSLSEGGYPIEVERGAGYRLRPGTPSAARLAALRRGRFGAAYRYLGTTSSTQDVLRQLAEAGAPEGTVVLAERQTSGRGRRGRAWVSAAGGLYFSVLLRPRLALADLALLPLAAGVALHAACGVGGLKWPNDLLAPDGRKLAGVLLEADLRGEELRHALLGIGVNVAAEGLPDTACGLETFGAVNRAALLAELLVQLEVWLYRPADEVRAAWSAASLTLGRQVSISTPQGEVRGMAHSLAPDGALLVRTPSGSLTRVGAGDVSLIGGTV; encoded by the coding sequence ATGGTTGACGTGTCTGACCTGCTAAGCTGCCTGACCGAGGAGTACCAGAGTGGCGAACATCTGGCCCGGCAGCTCGGCATCAGCCGTGCGGCGGTCTGGAAAGCAGCCCGCAGCCTGAGCGAGGGCGGATATCCCATCGAGGTCGAGCGCGGAGCGGGCTACCGCCTGCGCCCCGGCACGCCCAGCGCGGCGCGGCTGGCCGCGCTGCGCCGCGGGCGCTTCGGCGCAGCGTACCGTTACCTGGGCACCACCTCGAGCACCCAGGACGTGCTGCGCCAGCTTGCCGAAGCCGGAGCTCCCGAAGGCACGGTGGTTCTGGCCGAACGCCAGACCAGCGGGCGCGGGCGGCGCGGACGGGCCTGGGTCAGCGCGGCGGGCGGGCTGTACTTTTCGGTGCTGCTGCGCCCCCGGCTGGCCCTCGCGGATCTGGCACTGCTGCCGTTGGCCGCCGGGGTGGCGCTGCACGCAGCCTGCGGCGTGGGCGGACTGAAGTGGCCCAACGACCTGCTCGCTCCGGACGGTCGCAAACTGGCCGGGGTGCTGCTCGAGGCCGACCTGCGCGGCGAAGAGCTGCGCCACGCCCTGCTGGGCATCGGGGTAAACGTCGCAGCCGAGGGGCTGCCCGACACCGCCTGCGGCCTCGAGACCTTCGGTGCGGTGAACCGCGCTGCGTTGCTGGCCGAGCTGCTGGTGCAGCTCGAGGTCTGGCTGTACCGTCCCGCCGACGAGGTGCGGGCCGCGTGGTCAGCGGCCAGCCTTACCCTGGGCCGTCAGGTCAGCATTTCTACCCCTCAGGGCGAGGTGAGGGGCATGGCCCACTCCCTGGCCCCCGACGGCGCGCTGCTGGTGCGCACCCCATCCGGCTCGCTCACCCGTGTGGGTGCTGGCGACGTCTCTCTGATCGGAGGAACCGTATGA
- a CDS encoding biotin transporter BioY, with amino-acid sequence MNPTHSLSYPPLLKTYFPQRTLLRDLLLIVAGTLLLALLAQVRIPTVPVPITGQTLGVLLIGAALGARLGFLSMSSYLLAGAVGLPFFTGAASGPEALLGATGGYLFAMPFAAGLVGLLVERFGADRRPLTTLLAFAAGSLLIYAFGVSWLAVALKLSAAKAVAAGMLPFLPGDALKAVIAAGLLPSAWKWVGRR; translated from the coding sequence ATGAACCCAACCCACTCCCTGTCCTATCCCCCGCTGCTCAAAACGTACTTTCCGCAGCGCACCCTGTTGCGCGACCTGCTGCTGATCGTGGCCGGCACCCTGCTGCTGGCCCTGCTGGCCCAGGTGCGCATTCCGACCGTTCCGGTACCGATCACCGGCCAGACCCTGGGCGTGCTGCTGATCGGTGCCGCGCTGGGCGCACGCCTGGGTTTCTTGTCGATGTCGTCCTACCTGCTCGCCGGGGCTGTGGGCCTGCCCTTCTTCACCGGCGCCGCCAGCGGCCCGGAAGCGCTGCTGGGCGCCACCGGCGGCTATCTGTTCGCGATGCCCTTCGCGGCGGGACTGGTCGGCCTGCTGGTCGAGCGCTTCGGTGCCGACCGCCGACCGCTGACCACCCTGCTCGCCTTCGCGGCAGGCAGCCTCCTGATTTACGCGTTCGGCGTGTCCTGGCTGGCTGTGGCCCTGAAGCTGAGCGCTGCCAAGGCGGTGGCGGCGGGCATGCTGCCCTTCTTGCCCGGCGACGCCCTCAAGGCGGTCATCGCTGCTGGCCTGTTGCCCTCGGCCTGGAAATGGGTCGGTCGTCGCTGA
- a CDS encoding phosphoribosylanthranilate isomerase — protein sequence MTRIRVKFCGMTREADAALAAELGVDAIGLIFAPSRRRISACQARRVGAAAGFGVLRVGVFVDAPLDELLRTADRAGLDAVQLHGTENEAYQQAVAAHYPLLRALRVEDERALASLGPSRYTVLLDGLRPGSGEGLNWPSLRAHPPAFRFWLAGGLGPENVGEAIRILSSAGLIGVDAVSRLEAAPGVKDPQRMRDFMREVKVALEARQP from the coding sequence ATGACCCGGATTCGGGTCAAGTTCTGCGGCATGACCCGCGAAGCGGACGCCGCGCTCGCCGCTGAACTCGGTGTAGACGCCATCGGGCTGATCTTTGCGCCCAGCCGACGTCGGATCAGTGCCTGCCAGGCCCGCCGCGTCGGGGCCGCTGCGGGCTTTGGCGTGCTGCGGGTGGGTGTTTTTGTAGACGCGCCGCTCGATGAACTGCTGCGCACCGCTGACCGCGCCGGGCTGGACGCGGTGCAGTTGCACGGGACCGAGAACGAAGCCTACCAACAGGCGGTGGCAGCGCATTATCCGTTGCTGCGGGCCCTGCGCGTCGAGGACGAGCGCGCACTTGCATCCCTGGGCCCTTCTCGCTACACTGTGCTCCTTGACGGCCTCCGCCCGGGTTCGGGTGAGGGGCTGAACTGGCCGTCCCTGCGCGCCCACCCCCCGGCCTTCCGTTTCTGGCTGGCTGGCGGTCTCGGTCCCGAGAACGTGGGCGAAGCGATTCGAATCCTGAGCTCCGCAGGTCTGATCGGAGTGGACGCGGTGTCCCGCCTCGAGGCGGCACCGGGGGTGAAGGACCCGCAGCGCATGCGGGACTTCATGAGAGAAGTCAAGGTTGCCCTCGAGGCGAGGCAGCCTTGA
- a CDS encoding thermonuclease family protein, translated as MPRRLILLALILCACAAPAPGIPVTLERVQDGDTVRIRLQGRSERLRLIGIDAPELAQRPWGNAARSALERTLQGRRLRLEFDRDRQDRYGRLLGWLWAEGSGRPTLVNAELVRAGQAYVYARSPLRHRAELEAAEREARTARRGVWGPDGPRERPSEYRRRR; from the coding sequence ATGCCCAGACGTCTGATCCTGTTGGCCTTGATCCTCTGCGCCTGTGCCGCTCCGGCTCCCGGCATACCGGTCACCCTCGAGCGCGTCCAAGACGGGGACACCGTGCGTATCCGCCTGCAGGGACGGAGCGAGCGGCTGCGGCTGATCGGCATCGACGCTCCCGAACTGGCGCAGCGCCCCTGGGGCAACGCCGCGCGCAGCGCCCTCGAGCGCACCCTGCAGGGCAGGCGGCTGCGCCTCGAGTTCGACCGCGACCGCCAGGACCGCTACGGCCGCCTGCTCGGATGGCTGTGGGCCGAGGGAAGCGGCCGCCCCACGCTGGTCAACGCCGAGCTGGTGCGCGCCGGACAGGCTTACGTGTACGCGCGCTCACCGCTGCGGCACCGCGCGGAGCTCGAGGCGGCCGAACGCGAGGCCCGCACGGCGCGGCGCGGGGTCTGGGGCCCGGACGGGCCTCGCGAACGCCCCTCGGAATACCGCAGGCGCCGCTGA